Proteins encoded together in one candidate division WOR-3 bacterium window:
- the nadD gene encoding nicotinate-nucleotide adenylyltransferase — protein MRSCSPNKTRIGIFGGCFDPIHLGHLLVAEDVFIKLKLDRLIFIPTFHPPHRPSPIASYNDRVEMVRRAIAGNHFFTVSCIEANHPGPSYTIQTLARLRILFPQAHLYLLLGYDQYHSIGRWHKPLELTKIAKLVIMSRPGVRRPSLLPGHKPRDIIFLNVIPVELTATLIRERLAKGASVCYLIPTAVADYIYKNRLYLKEKTKGG, from the coding sequence ATGCGGAGTTGTTCACCTAACAAAACCCGCATTGGCATTTTCGGTGGCTGTTTTGACCCAATTCACCTGGGACATCTGCTGGTCGCGGAGGATGTGTTTATCAAGTTGAAATTAGACAGGCTAATTTTTATCCCAACATTTCACCCACCGCATCGTCCTTCACCTATTGCTTCTTACAATGATCGGGTTGAAATGGTTAGGCGGGCAATTGCCGGCAATCATTTTTTTACAGTTTCGTGTATTGAAGCGAACCATCCGGGACCTTCTTATACAATCCAGACATTAGCCCGCCTCCGCATACTATTTCCTCAGGCGCATCTTTACCTTCTCTTGGGCTACGACCAGTACCATTCAATTGGACGCTGGCACAAACCTTTAGAACTTACTAAAATCGCAAAACTGGTGATTATGAGTCGGCCGGGTGTGCGTCGACCTTCACTCCTGCCGGGACACAAACCGCGTGATATAATTTTTCTCAATGTAATTCCGGTGGAATTAACCGCCACCTTAATTAGAGAACGACTTGCCAAAGGGGCATCAGTTTGTTATCTTATACCAACAGCAGTGGCGGATTACATTTATAAAAACCGCCTTTATTTGAAAGAAAAAACCAAAGGAGGATAA
- the yajC gene encoding preprotein translocase subunit YajC, which produces MAFAQTGSGSAPQPAGGLGMFGSLLPLILIVVVLYFLMILPQQRRQKKHQQMIASLKKGDRVVFASGILGVITNVKENTFMVKVAEGTEIEVEKGAIAYKLGSAN; this is translated from the coding sequence ATGGCATTTGCTCAGACTGGAAGTGGCTCTGCACCACAGCCCGCTGGAGGCTTGGGGATGTTCGGGAGCCTTTTGCCACTAATTTTAATAGTTGTGGTACTCTACTTTTTGATGATTCTGCCCCAGCAACGGCGTCAGAAAAAGCATCAGCAGATGATTGCCAGCCTTAAAAAAGGTGACCGGGTGGTATTCGCTTCAGGTATCCTTGGTGTAATCACAAATGTTAAAGAAAATACATTTATGGTCAAAGTGGCGGAGGGAACTGAAATCGAAGTTGAAAAAGGTGCCATCGCTTATAAACTGGGCTCGGCAAATTAA
- the def gene encoding peptide deformylase, producing the protein MSDFPNMKDYGKCRRVVLYGNPVLRTVAQPITEFNQHLERLIQDLLITMIKKDGVGLAANQIGVPSAIFALNPQACNLDQPPLCIINPEIVATEGKVEEEEGCLSLPDIYEIVPRPEFVRIRGFTAEGRPLEMEGSGLLARALVHEIDHLRGILFIDHISELRRQLLASKLKQLEEMERQFCE; encoded by the coding sequence ATGAGTGATTTTCCTAATATGAAGGATTATGGAAAATGCCGAAGAGTCGTCCTTTACGGAAACCCGGTATTAAGGACTGTTGCCCAACCGATAACTGAATTCAACCAGCATCTTGAACGACTCATTCAGGACCTGCTAATCACTATGATAAAAAAAGACGGTGTTGGCCTGGCGGCAAATCAGATTGGCGTCCCTTCAGCAATTTTTGCCCTGAATCCTCAGGCTTGCAATTTAGACCAGCCCCCACTTTGCATCATAAATCCGGAAATTGTCGCCACCGAGGGAAAGGTCGAGGAAGAAGAAGGCTGTCTGTCTTTGCCGGACATCTACGAAATTGTTCCCCGCCCCGAGTTTGTCCGGATAAGAGGTTTTACTGCCGAAGGTAGACCGCTGGAAATGGAAGGTTCAGGTCTTCTGGCACGCGCCCTTGTCCATGAGATTGACCATTTAAGGGGTATTTTGTTTATCGACCACATCAGCGAACTACGTCGGCAACTTCTCGCTTCAAAACTTAAACAACTCGAAGAAATGGAGCGCCAGTTTTGCGAATAG
- the fmt gene encoding methionyl-tRNA formyltransferase, with product MRIVFFGTTTFGIPTLRLLHQNGFEIVAVVTTPPRPQGRGLKLTPSPVEIAARELNLKVLTPENPNSQDFVKILSQYTPDCGVVVAYGFILREPLLNLPRYGFINLHPSLLPRYRGAAPIPRQLMDGCTESGITVIRMDKGVDSGDILNQVRVEVDSEETAGELEMRLARLGADLTYTTLVEMKEGKLKSQPQNHSLATLAPKLTPADRIIDWRKSAQQIHNQIRALSPEPGAVTHFRSRELIILRSRLLNRKAEVAPGTIINETPGLVVATGTDLLELLSLKPAGKKVLTGKDFRNGYRPLTGERLG from the coding sequence TTGCGAATAGTATTCTTCGGCACCACGACTTTTGGAATACCCACATTAAGACTACTTCATCAGAATGGATTTGAAATTGTTGCGGTTGTAACCACTCCGCCTCGTCCTCAAGGTAGAGGTCTGAAGCTTACTCCTTCTCCGGTGGAAATTGCTGCCCGGGAACTGAACCTCAAGGTGTTAACGCCCGAAAACCCCAACAGTCAAGATTTCGTAAAAATATTGAGTCAGTATACACCAGACTGTGGTGTTGTTGTCGCTTACGGTTTCATATTACGGGAACCGCTGCTGAATTTGCCCCGATACGGATTCATCAATCTACACCCTTCCCTGCTTCCTCGCTACCGAGGCGCCGCACCAATTCCTCGTCAATTAATGGATGGTTGCACCGAGTCAGGTATCACAGTTATCAGAATGGATAAAGGGGTTGATTCTGGTGACATTTTGAACCAGGTCCGGGTAGAAGTTGATTCAGAAGAAACGGCGGGAGAACTGGAAATGCGATTAGCCCGGTTAGGTGCCGATTTAACCTATACAACACTGGTGGAAATGAAAGAGGGTAAACTTAAAAGTCAGCCGCAAAACCACAGCCTTGCCACCTTAGCCCCGAAGCTCACCCCGGCAGACCGAATTATTGACTGGCGGAAATCAGCTCAACAAATTCACAATCAGATTCGCGCCCTATCACCCGAGCCAGGTGCCGTGACCCATTTTCGTTCCCGTGAACTGATCATCCTTCGTTCCCGTCTTCTCAACAGAAAAGCTGAAGTCGCACCCGGTACAATTATTAACGAAACACCCGGTCTGGTAGTTGCTACGGGGACAGATTTGCTTGAACTGTTATCGTTAAAACCGGCAGGAAAAAAGGTCTTAACCGGGAAAGATTTCCGCAATGGCTATCGCCCTTTAACGGGTGAAAGGCTGGGATGA
- a CDS encoding PASTA domain-containing protein: MKKSKKPLRIFINLLLLLAIFALIGGIVSILMPLLVQKGKEVAVPNLMGLTPEKAESLLVKSGLKKGEIRTVPSAEVPVNRVCGQYPRAGRRVKIGREVDLEISAGVSKVRIPNLEGLPLANAITALERSGFVVARVESIRTATVPAGRVVTLFPPAGTEVRRGTEVVISVSTKTGMFPMPNLVGLNIETARGIIASHGLILGGIKPASSNEPLGTVLFQYPEEGMAVCSGDTVSLIVVQDSNTSNQKR; the protein is encoded by the coding sequence ATGAAGAAATCTAAAAAACCTTTGCGTATTTTCATTAACCTTTTGCTACTCTTGGCGATCTTTGCCCTTATTGGGGGAATAGTTAGCATCCTGATGCCGCTGCTCGTCCAGAAAGGAAAAGAGGTGGCGGTTCCCAACCTAATGGGATTGACGCCGGAAAAGGCGGAAAGCCTGCTAGTGAAATCAGGGTTAAAAAAAGGTGAAATCCGAACTGTTCCCAGCGCAGAGGTTCCTGTCAACCGTGTATGCGGGCAATATCCCAGAGCCGGAAGGCGCGTAAAAATTGGTCGAGAGGTTGACCTTGAAATTAGTGCTGGTGTGAGTAAAGTTCGCATCCCTAACCTCGAAGGTCTACCGCTTGCTAATGCCATAACCGCGCTGGAACGTTCAGGTTTTGTTGTAGCGCGCGTGGAGTCAATTCGCACCGCAACAGTTCCTGCCGGAAGGGTTGTTACGCTATTTCCCCCCGCGGGAACCGAAGTGCGCCGGGGAACCGAGGTGGTTATATCGGTTTCAACCAAAACGGGTATGTTTCCAATGCCTAATCTGGTCGGCCTGAACATAGAAACCGCCCGGGGTATTATTGCCTCGCATGGCCTTATCCTGGGTGGAATTAAACCAGCCTCAAGTAATGAACCTCTGGGCACGGTGCTTTTTCAGTATCCGGAAGAAGGTATGGCGGTGTGTAGCGGTGATACGGTTAGCTTGATTGTCGTCCAGGATTCGAACACCAGTAATCAGAAAAGATGA
- the rpe gene encoding ribulose-phosphate 3-epimerase produces the protein MIKISASILDCNFLHLEEEVRAVLNAGIDALHLDIMDGHFVPNLSFGLPIVRAVHKISSVPIYSHLMVIKPETLIEKFLPYSDYIIFHVEATDKPEFCIDIITAANKKAGVSLNPNTPIEKISFLLDRIDDVLIMSVFPGLGGQKFIPESLNRIKRVRELRTETRTNFTISVDGGICPANCQAVIEAGADMLIAGSAIFKSNDYTQTVRQLKCLKY, from the coding sequence ATGATTAAGATTTCCGCCTCGATTCTCGACTGCAACTTTCTGCACCTTGAAGAGGAGGTACGTGCCGTGCTCAACGCTGGCATCGATGCCTTACATCTTGATATAATGGATGGTCACTTTGTTCCCAATCTCAGTTTCGGACTGCCAATTGTCCGAGCGGTGCACAAAATCTCATCAGTTCCGATATACTCTCATCTTATGGTCATTAAACCAGAAACGCTCATTGAAAAGTTCCTCCCCTATTCTGATTATATTATCTTCCATGTCGAAGCGACCGATAAACCTGAATTCTGTATCGACATTATTACTGCGGCTAACAAAAAGGCGGGCGTTTCTCTTAATCCCAACACACCCATCGAGAAAATATCCTTTTTGCTGGACCGAATTGATGATGTTTTGATAATGAGCGTTTTCCCGGGATTAGGCGGACAAAAATTTATTCCTGAATCGCTCAACCGCATCAAAAGAGTTCGTGAACTAAGAACCGAAACCCGGACTAATTTTACCATTTCTGTTGATGGTGGCATCTGCCCGGCAAATTGTCAGGCAGTCATCGAAGCCGGCGCCGATATGCTCATTGCGGGCAGCGCAATCTTCAAAAGCAACGATTACACCCAAACCGTACGTCAATTGAAATGTTTGAAGTACTGA
- the ffh gene encoding signal recognition particle protein, whose translation MFEVLTQKLTELQRKLLGRGKLSSTEITRTLGEIRTILLEADVNYKVVGQFIRGVETQLKERDITASLKPGELITYVVYQEMVKLLGGSSPKFELKKSPSTISLVGLQGTGKTTLAGKLAFRYRSRKPLLVACDPKRPAAAEQLQSVARRVNCDFYPVEKDVITTCLRAQEYARQKGNGLLVLDTAGRLHIEEELMNELKMVEEKVKPDMTLLVLDGMVGQDAVNQAAEFKARLTLTGCCFTKLDGDARGGAVLSVRQVTGLPIYFISTGERLEDIEEFHPDRLASRILGMGDIKTLAEKVQSATDEGTQRQMAEKFLKGKFNLEDFLNQLKTVKKMGSFSKLLSLVPGASNIDVDEGEFVKIEAIIQSMTPEERQNPDIIDGSRRRRIAAGSGTSVSDVNRLLKEFEQARLLARQLSSGKGPRFRLR comes from the coding sequence ATGTTTGAAGTACTGACTCAGAAACTCACTGAACTCCAGCGCAAACTTCTTGGCCGGGGTAAATTAAGCAGCACCGAAATTACCCGAACCCTGGGTGAAATACGCACCATTCTTTTAGAGGCTGATGTAAACTACAAAGTAGTCGGGCAATTTATTCGGGGAGTGGAAACCCAGCTTAAAGAGAGAGATATCACTGCCAGTTTGAAACCAGGCGAATTAATCACCTATGTCGTTTACCAGGAAATGGTGAAACTTCTGGGAGGTAGTAGCCCAAAGTTTGAACTGAAAAAAAGTCCATCGACAATCAGTCTGGTTGGGCTCCAGGGTACAGGCAAAACAACTCTTGCTGGAAAACTTGCCTTTCGCTATCGCAGTCGAAAACCGCTCCTCGTTGCCTGTGACCCGAAAAGGCCTGCGGCTGCTGAGCAGTTGCAGAGTGTTGCTCGCCGCGTTAACTGTGACTTTTATCCCGTAGAAAAAGATGTAATCACCACCTGTCTGAGAGCGCAGGAGTATGCCCGACAGAAGGGTAATGGACTCTTGGTCCTTGACACCGCTGGACGACTGCATATTGAAGAAGAGTTAATGAATGAACTCAAGATGGTAGAAGAGAAAGTTAAACCGGATATGACACTGCTCGTTCTTGATGGAATGGTGGGCCAGGATGCGGTGAATCAGGCAGCGGAATTCAAAGCCCGACTTACCCTGACCGGTTGCTGCTTTACTAAACTTGATGGCGACGCCCGGGGTGGAGCGGTACTATCGGTTCGCCAGGTAACCGGTCTACCAATTTATTTTATTTCAACCGGCGAAAGGCTGGAAGATATCGAAGAGTTCCATCCTGACCGACTTGCTTCGCGCATCCTCGGTATGGGTGACATTAAAACCCTCGCTGAAAAGGTGCAAAGCGCCACCGACGAAGGTACGCAGCGTCAGATGGCAGAAAAGTTTCTCAAGGGTAAATTCAATCTTGAGGATTTTTTAAATCAACTTAAGACCGTCAAAAAGATGGGTTCTTTCTCCAAACTACTGTCCCTGGTTCCCGGCGCAAGTAACATTGATGTTGACGAAGGGGAGTTTGTTAAAATTGAAGCGATTATTCAGTCAATGACTCCAGAAGAAAGACAAAATCCTGATATCATCGACGGTTCCCGGCGGCGCAGAATCGCCGCGGGCTCAGGAACAAGCGTTAGTGATGTTAATCGTCTGCTTAAAGAGTTTGAGCAGGCACGCCTGCTGGCTCGACAACTTTCTTCGGGCAAAGGTCCTCGTTTTCGGCTCCGTTAG
- the ahcY gene encoding adenosylhomocysteinase: MKFKGVEYDVRDLNLAAKGRNKIEWAAQFMPVLKMVRERFAKEKPLKDVRISCCLHVTSETANLVLTLTAGGAQVRLCASNPLSTQDEVASALVKEGIPVFAIKGEDRKSYYRHIEQALAHQPQITTDDGADLVSTLHKKGGAIVQGVLGGTEETTTGVIRLRSMEKDGVLRYPIIAVNDSYTKFMFDNRYGTGQSTLDGILRATNILFAGSTVVVCGYGWCGRGLAAKAQGLGAEVIVTEVDSIRALEARMDGFRVMRLIDAAPLGDVFVTVTGDVNVIDRAHILKMKDGAIICNAGHFDVEINRRALEALTVKKRELRQFCVEHLLTNGKKVILLAEGRLVNLSAAEGHPAMVMDLSFANQALAIEFIYKNQGRLAPRVYKLPDELDRKIAELKLKTMGIKIDRLTREQKKYISSWQEGT; encoded by the coding sequence ATGAAATTCAAAGGGGTCGAGTATGATGTCCGCGATTTGAATTTGGCGGCAAAAGGTAGAAACAAGATTGAATGGGCAGCGCAGTTTATGCCCGTGCTAAAGATGGTGCGGGAGCGGTTTGCTAAAGAGAAACCACTTAAGGATGTTCGAATAAGTTGTTGTTTACATGTGACTTCAGAAACTGCCAATCTTGTTCTAACATTAACCGCCGGTGGTGCGCAGGTCCGGCTTTGCGCTTCAAATCCGCTTTCCACTCAAGATGAAGTAGCAAGCGCGCTGGTAAAAGAGGGGATACCGGTCTTTGCCATCAAAGGTGAAGACCGCAAGAGTTATTATCGTCACATTGAGCAAGCCCTTGCCCATCAACCTCAGATTACTACCGATGACGGCGCTGATTTAGTTTCCACTTTACACAAGAAGGGCGGCGCAATTGTTCAGGGTGTGCTGGGCGGCACTGAGGAAACGACCACTGGAGTTATCAGATTACGCAGTATGGAAAAGGATGGTGTACTGCGGTATCCAATCATTGCGGTGAACGATTCGTATACGAAATTTATGTTTGACAACCGCTACGGAACCGGACAGTCTACGCTCGATGGAATTTTAAGAGCCACCAACATCCTATTTGCCGGTTCTACAGTCGTTGTCTGTGGTTATGGCTGGTGTGGTCGCGGGTTAGCCGCAAAGGCACAGGGGCTTGGCGCCGAGGTGATTGTAACCGAGGTCGACTCGATTCGCGCCCTTGAAGCACGAATGGACGGATTCCGGGTGATGAGGCTTATTGATGCCGCACCCCTGGGTGATGTTTTTGTTACCGTTACGGGCGATGTTAATGTGATTGACCGGGCACATATTTTGAAAATGAAAGACGGCGCAATCATCTGTAACGCCGGTCATTTCGATGTTGAAATCAACCGGCGGGCGCTGGAAGCGCTTACCGTCAAGAAAAGGGAACTCAGGCAGTTCTGCGTTGAGCATTTGTTGACCAATGGTAAAAAGGTGATATTACTTGCTGAGGGCCGACTCGTTAACCTTTCAGCGGCTGAAGGACACCCGGCGATGGTGATGGATTTATCTTTTGCCAACCAGGCTCTGGCAATTGAGTTTATATACAAAAATCAGGGGAGATTAGCGCCACGCGTTTATAAACTCCCGGATGAACTCGACCGGAAAATTGCTGAACTGAAATTGAAGACAATGGGTATTAAAATAGACCGACTTACCAGGGAACAGAAAAAATACATATCATCCTGGCAGGAAGGCACCTAA
- the metK gene encoding methionine adenosyltransferase — protein MAKFTSESVAEGHPDKLCDQISDAVLDEVLRQDPRGRVACETFVTVGMVLVGGEITTSAWVDLEQLVRRVLREIGYVDSSCGLNADSCAILNVIGRQSPDIAQGVDTGGAGDQGMMIGYACRQTEELMPLPIVLAHRLVERLAEVRKKKILPYLRPDGKAQVTVEYEDGLPRRIDSVVLAAHHDETILDRTGTKITQKARAEIIDVVAKPVLPKEYLDRRTKFFVNETGKFVIGGPQSDTGMTGRKIIVDSYGGWARHGGGAFSGKDPTKVDRSGAYMARYIAKNLVAAGVCDEVEIRLAYVIGKPEPVDISVDMMGTGRVPESRVQDVIRKIFPLTPKGMIQHLKLRQPIYQPTAVFGHFGQKPRIVKDKLSGKTLELFTWEKTDMVVDVKSALGL, from the coding sequence ATTGCAAAGTTTACATCAGAATCGGTCGCTGAGGGTCATCCGGATAAACTTTGTGACCAGATTTCCGATGCGGTGTTGGACGAAGTGCTGCGTCAAGACCCCCGGGGGCGGGTTGCGTGCGAGACATTTGTCACTGTCGGGATGGTTCTGGTTGGGGGCGAAATTACTACCAGCGCCTGGGTGGACTTAGAACAATTGGTACGGCGCGTTCTGCGCGAAATAGGCTATGTAGACAGTAGTTGTGGACTGAACGCCGACAGTTGCGCAATTTTGAATGTGATTGGTCGCCAGTCACCCGATATTGCTCAGGGGGTCGACACCGGTGGTGCTGGTGACCAGGGAATGATGATTGGTTATGCGTGCCGTCAAACCGAAGAACTGATGCCGTTACCGATTGTTCTTGCCCATCGGCTGGTAGAACGCCTTGCCGAAGTCCGGAAAAAGAAAATTCTGCCGTATCTCCGACCTGATGGTAAGGCGCAGGTGACCGTTGAATATGAAGATGGTTTACCGCGGCGCATCGACAGTGTCGTACTTGCCGCCCATCACGATGAGACGATTCTCGACCGTACGGGAACGAAAATTACTCAAAAGGCTCGTGCCGAAATCATCGATGTTGTTGCCAAACCAGTTTTACCCAAAGAGTATTTGGACCGCCGGACCAAATTCTTTGTCAATGAGACCGGTAAGTTTGTGATTGGTGGTCCGCAATCTGATACGGGAATGACGGGAAGAAAAATCATCGTTGATAGTTATGGGGGGTGGGCGCGGCATGGTGGTGGTGCGTTTTCCGGAAAAGACCCAACCAAGGTGGACCGTTCGGGCGCTTATATGGCACGCTATATCGCCAAAAACTTGGTTGCGGCTGGTGTCTGCGATGAAGTGGAAATCAGACTGGCTTACGTTATCGGAAAACCAGAACCGGTGGACATTTCTGTTGATATGATGGGCACTGGGCGTGTTCCTGAATCAAGGGTTCAAGATGTAATCAGAAAAATTTTCCCTCTTACGCCCAAAGGTATGATTCAACATTTGAAACTACGCCAGCCAATCTACCAGCCGACGGCGGTGTTTGGGCACTTTGGTCAGAAGCCCCGCATCGTAAAGGACAAACTATCGGGCAAAACTTTGGAGCTCTTCACCTGGGAAAAAACCGATATGGTTGTTGATGTTAAATCGGCACTTGGTTTATAG
- the miaA gene encoding tRNA (adenosine(37)-N6)-dimethylallyltransferase MiaA, which produces MRVLVLTGPTGVGKTEVAAILAKRFGIDIISADSRQVYRYLDIGTAKPSAALRKEIRFHLVDCVEPNQLYSAAEFARDALKIMRELRTRGRGFIVVGGSGFYLRALFRPLFDVPKYDPNLRAQLSATPLPELYKKLLEVDPERAKQIHPNDRQRVIRALEVYELTGKKFSELTAEKQKSAEFIPVYVVLNMERKRLYRLIEKRFDQMMAQGLLDEVRRLKAMGLNQNSYATNAYGYIDLFRYLDGDLSLEEAISQAKSKTKEYARRQLTWFRGLTDAIWLELTTPPETAEKLAPLLLDLLKNKH; this is translated from the coding sequence TTGAGGGTTCTTGTTTTAACCGGACCCACAGGCGTTGGTAAAACCGAGGTGGCGGCAATTCTCGCGAAAAGGTTCGGGATTGATATAATTTCAGCGGATTCGAGGCAGGTTTACCGTTATCTTGATATCGGTACGGCAAAACCCTCCGCCGCACTCCGGAAGGAGATAAGGTTTCATTTGGTTGACTGTGTTGAGCCGAACCAGCTCTATTCGGCAGCCGAATTTGCCCGGGACGCATTGAAGATTATGAGAGAGTTGAGAACCAGGGGGCGTGGTTTTATTGTCGTTGGTGGTAGCGGTTTTTACCTGCGGGCGCTTTTTCGTCCCCTTTTTGATGTCCCGAAGTACGACCCGAATTTGCGAGCGCAACTAAGTGCAACTCCGCTTCCCGAACTTTATAAAAAGTTGCTGGAAGTTGACCCGGAACGGGCAAAGCAAATTCATCCCAACGACCGGCAACGTGTGATTCGGGCACTTGAGGTTTATGAGTTAACGGGTAAGAAATTTTCAGAACTGACGGCTGAGAAGCAGAAGAGTGCCGAGTTTATTCCAGTTTATGTGGTGCTAAATATGGAACGAAAACGTCTTTATAGATTAATTGAAAAGCGTTTTGACCAGATGATGGCGCAGGGACTGTTGGATGAGGTGCGAAGACTCAAAGCGATGGGGTTGAATCAGAACAGTTATGCCACCAATGCCTATGGCTATATAGATCTGTTCCGGTATCTTGATGGTGATTTGAGTTTAGAAGAAGCGATTTCCCAGGCAAAAAGCAAGACCAAGGAGTATGCCCGGCGTCAGTTAACCTGGTTCCGCGGGCTAACAGATGCCATTTGGCTGGAACTTACTACGCCGCCGGAAACGGCTGAGAAGCTGGCACCGCTATTACTTGACCTCTTAAAGAATAAACATTAG
- the mutL gene encoding DNA mismatch repair endonuclease MutL — MNRKPVLPLPEEVVRRIAAGEVIVRPASVVKELIENSIDAGAKRIRLEVKAGGKNLIRVVDDGIGMSRDDVRLAVARYATSKLSSVEDLTRIESYGFRGEALASIAAVSRMTIETNIDETQPGTRLEVEGGEIKEIAEVAHPVGTTVTVKALFFNLPVRRAFLKSENYELRMVTEVFRNYAIVFPQLGFELISNERLVANLPPVSSYRERLFGLFDRKVVEGMVEFQVDNPMLTLHGFFSDPTQVKGFSDVQVVIFNHRPVRSQVVARAVYDGYGPMPSGHHPNFIVFIQTDPARLDVNIHPTKQEVRFADERFLFDFISEAVRKGLGIQRRAQLEDTGLFNQEIITRDDAVPGEFWQLHNSYIFAQVASGYVIVDQHAAHERIIFEELLNNRQNVKPQGLLFPITIDLNADEFEAYERIKGKLRQMGMETKIFSGRTVVVESVPAGSFMGKDEIREFFAELTKTSLEKATLEQELAKLFACKGAVKAGQRLTQEEMVSLINRLFACREPYFCPHGRPVIIKITLEDLDRRFGRT, encoded by the coding sequence ATGAATAGAAAACCGGTTTTACCGCTTCCGGAGGAGGTCGTACGCCGAATTGCGGCGGGGGAGGTGATTGTACGACCGGCCTCGGTGGTCAAGGAGTTAATTGAAAATTCAATTGATGCCGGGGCAAAGCGAATCAGGTTAGAGGTAAAAGCGGGGGGAAAAAATTTAATACGAGTTGTTGACGATGGTATCGGAATGAGTCGCGATGATGTCCGGCTGGCAGTGGCAAGGTACGCGACGAGTAAACTTAGTTCCGTGGAAGACCTGACAAGAATTGAGAGTTACGGTTTCCGCGGCGAGGCTCTGGCATCAATTGCCGCGGTCAGCCGAATGACGATTGAAACCAATATTGATGAAACGCAACCCGGAACGCGCCTGGAAGTTGAAGGCGGTGAAATAAAAGAGATTGCTGAGGTTGCTCACCCTGTTGGTACTACAGTAACCGTTAAGGCACTCTTTTTTAATTTGCCAGTACGCCGGGCTTTTTTGAAATCAGAAAATTACGAGTTGCGAATGGTAACGGAGGTGTTTCGCAACTATGCGATAGTTTTTCCGCAACTGGGGTTTGAGTTAATAAGCAACGAACGTTTGGTAGCGAACTTACCGCCAGTGAGTTCATATCGAGAGCGCTTGTTCGGGCTGTTTGACCGCAAGGTGGTCGAGGGAATGGTGGAATTTCAGGTCGACAATCCGATGCTCACATTGCACGGATTCTTTTCCGACCCGACCCAGGTGAAGGGTTTTTCCGATGTTCAGGTTGTGATTTTCAACCATCGACCGGTCCGGAGCCAGGTTGTTGCCCGGGCGGTTTACGATGGTTATGGACCGATGCCTTCGGGTCATCATCCCAATTTTATCGTTTTTATTCAGACCGACCCGGCGCGGCTTGATGTCAACATTCACCCAACAAAACAGGAGGTGCGGTTTGCAGATGAGCGTTTCCTGTTTGATTTTATTTCGGAAGCGGTGCGTAAGGGACTCGGGATTCAACGCCGGGCACAACTGGAAGATACCGGGCTGTTTAATCAAGAAATAATCACCCGAGATGATGCGGTGCCGGGTGAATTCTGGCAGTTACACAACAGTTATATCTTTGCCCAGGTGGCATCGGGGTATGTGATTGTTGACCAGCATGCAGCACACGAACGGATTATTTTTGAAGAACTGCTCAACAACCGTCAGAATGTGAAACCCCAGGGGTTGCTTTTTCCGATAACTATCGACCTGAACGCCGATGAGTTTGAAGCCTATGAACGAATTAAGGGAAAATTGCGCCAGATGGGAATGGAGACAAAAATTTTCAGCGGAAGAACGGTTGTCGTGGAGAGCGTTCCAGCCGGTTCGTTTATGGGGAAAGACGAAATCAGGGAGTTTTTTGCCGAACTAACTAAAACCAGTTTGGAAAAAGCAACGCTCGAGCAGGAACTGGCAAAACTTTTTGCCTGTAAAGGCGCTGTTAAAGCAGGCCAGCGTTTGACGCAAGAAGAAATGGTATCACTTATCAACCGGCTTTTTGCCTGCCGGGAACCGTACTTTTGTCCTCATGGCAGACCGGTAATTATCAAAATTACGCTGGAAGATTTGGACCGGAGGTTCGGCAGAACTTGA